One region of Paenibacillus polymyxa M1 genomic DNA includes:
- a CDS encoding beta-glucoside-specific PTS transporter subunit IIABC, whose amino-acid sequence MKYETLAQDIIRNVGGKENVNSLTHCITRLRFKLKDENKANTEVLKNMDGVVTVVKSGGQYQVVIGNHVPEVYADVATIGGFQAGDSEEASGEKVSLFNRFIDTISGVFTPTLGVLSATGMIKGFTALFVALGWMTATSGTYQILNALGDCLFYFFPIFLGYTSAKKFNANIFIGMAIGASLVYPTFSTITASGKPLYTLFSGTIFESPVYITFLGIPVILMSYASTVLPIIISTYVGSKIENFFKKVIPSVVRTFLVPFFTLLVIVPLALIVIGPLSTWAGQLLGAATLFVYNLSPIIEGIIMGAFWQVFVIFGLHWGLVPIAMNNLAVLKFDPILAATLGASFAQTGVVLAILFKTKNVKLRSLSIPAVISGIFGVTEPAIYGITLPRKKPFILSCIASAVGGGIIGMMGTKGYIIGGLGIFAIPSYISPSGIDSGFYGAVIGILVSFVLGFLLMFFGGFRDDEVKETKKEASTTGAAKGGEVLVRQETVISPLMGDVKPLSEVTDEAFSTGALGKGIAIEPSEGKVVSPVDGVLTSLFSSGHAIGITSDQGVEILIHVGKDTVKLKGKHFYPKVKQGEAVKKGQLLMEFDMEAIKEAGYVLTTPVIVANTASYLDVIETEKKKIGYKDDLLTVMV is encoded by the coding sequence ATGAAGTATGAGACATTAGCACAAGACATCATCAGAAATGTCGGCGGCAAAGAAAATGTAAATAGTCTAACTCATTGTATTACACGCTTGCGATTCAAGCTAAAAGATGAAAATAAGGCCAATACAGAGGTTCTGAAAAACATGGATGGTGTTGTCACTGTGGTAAAAAGCGGCGGGCAATACCAAGTGGTGATCGGTAATCATGTGCCCGAGGTTTATGCGGATGTTGCCACGATAGGTGGTTTCCAGGCAGGTGACTCAGAAGAAGCATCAGGTGAAAAAGTGAGTTTGTTCAATAGGTTTATTGATACCATTTCAGGTGTATTTACACCTACGCTGGGTGTCTTGAGTGCCACGGGTATGATTAAGGGCTTTACAGCATTGTTTGTAGCCTTGGGCTGGATGACCGCAACATCAGGTACCTATCAAATTCTCAATGCTTTAGGAGATTGCTTGTTCTACTTCTTCCCTATTTTCCTGGGGTATACGTCGGCCAAAAAGTTCAATGCCAACATTTTTATAGGTATGGCGATCGGGGCGTCACTTGTTTATCCAACCTTTAGCACGATAACAGCCTCGGGTAAACCGCTATACACTCTATTTAGCGGCACTATATTTGAGTCACCAGTATACATCACCTTCTTAGGTATTCCGGTCATTCTGATGAGCTATGCATCAACTGTTCTTCCGATTATCATATCCACCTATGTAGGCTCAAAAATAGAAAATTTCTTTAAAAAGGTCATCCCTAGCGTAGTGAGAACATTCTTAGTACCGTTTTTCACCTTGTTAGTTATTGTTCCATTAGCACTGATTGTGATTGGACCGCTCTCGACTTGGGCAGGTCAACTGCTTGGCGCAGCAACGCTCTTTGTGTATAACTTAAGCCCAATTATTGAAGGCATCATCATGGGCGCTTTCTGGCAGGTATTTGTTATTTTTGGGTTACACTGGGGTCTTGTTCCTATCGCTATGAACAACTTGGCGGTGCTCAAATTCGATCCGATCCTTGCTGCGACGCTGGGAGCTTCCTTTGCTCAAACAGGTGTTGTGCTGGCGATTTTGTTCAAAACCAAAAATGTAAAGCTGAGATCCCTTTCCATTCCAGCTGTCATCTCCGGGATCTTTGGTGTAACAGAACCAGCGATTTACGGGATTACATTACCACGTAAGAAACCATTCATTTTAAGCTGTATAGCGTCTGCGGTAGGTGGCGGTATTATAGGCATGATGGGAACGAAAGGCTATATCATTGGCGGCTTGGGCATTTTCGCGATTCCGAGCTATATCAGTCCATCAGGAATAGACAGCGGATTTTATGGGGCTGTTATCGGTATCCTGGTAAGTTTCGTATTAGGCTTCTTGCTTATGTTCTTTGGCGGATTCAGAGATGATGAGGTAAAAGAAACGAAAAAAGAAGCGAGTACAACAGGGGCAGCAAAAGGAGGGGAAGTATTAGTAAGGCAGGAGACGGTGATCAGTCCGTTAATGGGTGACGTAAAGCCTTTATCTGAGGTAACTGATGAAGCCTTTTCCACAGGTGCTTTGGGTAAAGGGATTGCCATTGAGCCTTCCGAAGGCAAGGTTGTTTCACCTGTAGATGGTGTATTAACATCCTTATTTTCGTCAGGTCATGCCATCGGAATTACCAGTGATCAGGGCGTGGAGATCCTCATCCATGTAGGCAAGGATACGGTCAAATTAAAAGGTAAACATTTTTATCCCAAAGTAAAACAAGGGGAAGCCGTCAAAAAAGGGCAATTGCTCATGGAGTTTGATATGGAGGCGATCAAAGAGGCAGGTTACGTTCTGACTACCCCTGTGATCGTTGCCAACACTGCTAGTTACTTGGATGTCATTGAAACGGAGAAAAAGAAGATTGGTTATAAAGATGATTTATTGACGGTCATGGTCTAA
- the licT gene encoding BglG family transcription antiterminator LicT produces the protein MIITKIFNNNAIIAKDSKRHEFVVMGRGIAFKKNAGEQVEEHLIEKVFVLKQKDASEKFKLLLEDVPTEYVSLCYDIIEYGKSILEAQLSDYVYVSLTDHMNNAFKMFDEGFKNANPLIWEIKKFYPKEFGVGLKALEFIEDETGKRLSEDEAGNIALHLINAQVNSSYHKIADVAQQTQKIQDILNIIKYSYNITLDEQSTSYERFITHLRFFFQRLIQKEKKLALEDDFLLRQVKAKYKKAYNCMLKIEKYLDTVLSDEEKLYITIHIQRVTQ, from the coding sequence ATTTGTTGTTATGGGTCGTGGAATTGCATTCAAAAAGAATGCAGGAGAACAAGTAGAAGAGCATTTAATTGAAAAGGTGTTTGTACTTAAACAAAAAGATGCTTCAGAAAAATTTAAATTATTGTTAGAGGATGTCCCTACAGAATATGTTTCGTTATGCTATGACATCATTGAATATGGAAAAAGCATATTGGAAGCGCAACTGAGTGACTATGTATATGTTTCGCTTACAGATCACATGAACAATGCATTTAAAATGTTTGATGAAGGATTTAAAAATGCGAACCCGCTCATCTGGGAAATTAAAAAATTTTATCCTAAAGAATTTGGAGTTGGCTTAAAAGCACTGGAGTTTATTGAAGACGAAACAGGTAAACGATTGTCTGAAGATGAGGCAGGTAACATAGCTCTTCATTTAATCAATGCTCAAGTCAACAGCTCCTACCATAAAATAGCTGATGTTGCTCAACAAACTCAAAAAATACAGGATATCTTAAATATTATTAAGTACTCTTACAATATTACGCTAGACGAACAATCGACCAGCTATGAACGATTTATTACGCATTTAAGGTTTTTCTTTCAACGATTAATTCAAAAAGAAAAAAAATTAGCACTGGAAGATGATTTTCTATTAAGGCAAGTGAAAGCAAAGTACAAAAAAGCTTACAACTGTATGCTAAAGATTGAGAAATACTTGGACACGGTATTGTCAGATGAAGAAAAACTGTATATAACGATTCATATTCAGCGCGTAACCCAATGA